A portion of the Halobacillus ihumii genome contains these proteins:
- a CDS encoding NAD(P)H-dependent glycerol-3-phosphate dehydrogenase, whose amino-acid sequence MEKVAVLGAGSWGTALALVLADNGHEVHLWTHREDHADEINRTHRNERYLKDITIPENITAYSDLAAVTSDAKHIILVVPTKAMREVCQQLIPHLSQKVTITHASKGIEPETYKRVSEVISEEIPAELYHDIVVLSGPSHAEEVSLKHPTTVTVSAKDLNIASTVQDLFINEQFRVYTSPDLVGVELGGALKNIIALGAGISDGLGFGDNAKAALITRGLAEIARLGTSMGANPLTFSGLTGIGDLIVTCTSSHSRNWRAGYKLGQGANLDQVLEDMGMVVEGVRTTKAAFQLSKTQNVDMPITTGIYSVLFEEADPKDVVTQLMTRIRRREMEDLTNILDDQMNN is encoded by the coding sequence ATGGAAAAGGTTGCTGTATTAGGAGCAGGAAGCTGGGGAACAGCGCTGGCCCTCGTGTTAGCAGATAATGGCCATGAGGTTCATCTTTGGACACATCGCGAGGATCATGCTGATGAAATTAACAGGACTCATAGAAATGAACGATATTTAAAGGATATCACGATTCCAGAGAATATTACTGCATATTCGGATCTAGCTGCGGTGACGTCTGATGCAAAACACATTATTCTTGTTGTACCAACGAAAGCAATGCGTGAAGTGTGTCAACAGCTTATTCCTCATCTATCCCAAAAAGTAACGATTACCCACGCATCGAAAGGAATAGAACCGGAGACGTATAAGCGTGTGTCTGAAGTTATATCAGAAGAAATTCCAGCAGAGTTGTATCATGATATTGTTGTCCTTTCTGGTCCAAGCCATGCAGAGGAAGTAAGTTTAAAACACCCGACTACAGTAACGGTTTCTGCTAAAGACTTGAACATTGCTTCCACAGTGCAGGATTTATTTATTAATGAACAGTTCAGAGTTTACACGTCACCGGATTTGGTCGGTGTTGAGCTCGGCGGAGCGTTAAAGAATATCATTGCACTGGGTGCCGGTATTTCTGATGGTCTCGGATTTGGAGATAATGCTAAAGCAGCTTTAATTACGAGGGGCCTAGCCGAAATTGCAAGACTAGGAACCTCTATGGGTGCAAATCCTCTAACTTTCTCAGGACTGACAGGAATTGGCGATTTGATCGTAACGTGTACAAGTTCTCACAGTCGAAATTGGCGAGCTGGTTATAAACTTGGCCAGGGAGCCAATCTGGATCAAGTACTTGAGGATATGGGCATGGTTGTAGAAGGAGTTCGCACAACGAAAGCAGCTTTTCAGCTTTCCAAAACACAGAATGTAGATATGCCGATAACAACTGGGATTTACAGTGTCTTATTTGAAGAAGCTGATCCCAAAGATGTCGTGACTCAGCTAATGACTCGAATTCGACGTCGTGAAATGGAGGACTTAACAAATATTCTAGATGATCAAATGAATAACTAA
- a CDS encoding HU family DNA-binding protein yields MNKTDLINAVSEKAELSKKDATQAVDSVFESIMGSLKDGEKVQLIGFGNFEVRERAARKGRNPQTGEEIEISASKVPAFKPGKALKDAVK; encoded by the coding sequence ATGAATAAAACTGATCTAATTAACGCTGTATCAGAAAAAGCAGAGCTTTCTAAGAAAGATGCAACTCAAGCAGTTGACTCTGTATTTGAATCTATCATGGGATCACTAAAAGATGGTGAGAAAGTACAGCTAATCGGATTCGGTAACTTCGAAGTACGTGAGCGCGCGGCTCGTAAAGGTCGTAACCCACAAACAGGTGAAGAAATCGAAATTTCCGCAAGCAAAGTTCCTGCTTTCAAACCAGGCAAGGCTCTTAAAGACGCCGTTAAATAA
- the spoIVA gene encoding stage IV sporulation protein A, translated as MEKVDIFSDISKRTNGDIYLGVVGAVRTGKSTFIKKFMELVVIPNMEEESERERALDELPQSAAGKTIMTTEPKFVPNQAATINIDEHLDIRVRMVDCVGYAVDGAVGYEDEHGPRMVHTPWYEEAIPFHEAAEIGTHKVIQEHSTIGVAVTTDGTIGEIAREDYIASEEKIVEELREVGKPFIMVVNSAQPHHESTERLRQELAEKYDIPVLALSVESMREQDVQNVLREALFEFPVLEVNVNLPSWVMVLDSRHWLRNNLQNAIEETVQDIKRLRDVDHVIGNFDQYEHITGAHISGMDLGEGVAEIDLQAPEHLYDHVLKEIVGEEIRGKDHLLEIMQDFAHAKREYDQVADALQMVKQTGYGIAAPTLEDMALDEPEIIRQGSRFGVRLKAVAPSIHMVKVDVQSEFSPIIGTEKQSEELVRYLMQDFEEDPLSIWNSDIFGRSLSSIVREGIQAKLSLMPENARYKLKDTLERIINEGSGGMIAIIL; from the coding sequence TTGGAGAAGGTAGATATCTTTAGCGATATTTCCAAACGGACGAATGGAGATATTTATTTAGGGGTAGTCGGTGCTGTACGCACAGGAAAATCGACGTTTATAAAAAAATTCATGGAACTTGTAGTCATCCCAAATATGGAAGAAGAATCGGAAAGAGAGCGAGCTCTGGATGAACTTCCTCAGAGTGCGGCCGGTAAAACAATTATGACAACAGAGCCTAAATTTGTACCTAATCAGGCTGCCACAATTAATATCGATGAACACTTAGACATTCGAGTAAGAATGGTAGACTGTGTGGGCTATGCGGTAGATGGAGCAGTTGGCTATGAGGATGAACATGGACCTAGAATGGTTCATACACCATGGTACGAAGAGGCTATACCTTTTCATGAAGCAGCAGAAATTGGTACACATAAAGTAATTCAGGAGCACTCTACGATCGGAGTGGCTGTCACAACGGATGGAACAATCGGGGAAATTGCCCGTGAAGATTACATCGCCTCAGAGGAAAAGATCGTTGAGGAGCTTCGTGAAGTTGGTAAGCCGTTTATTATGGTCGTAAACTCGGCACAGCCTCATCATGAAAGCACAGAAAGACTCAGACAGGAACTGGCTGAGAAATATGACATCCCAGTACTCGCCTTATCTGTGGAAAGCATGCGTGAGCAGGATGTGCAGAACGTACTTCGTGAAGCCTTGTTTGAATTCCCTGTTCTAGAGGTGAACGTCAATTTACCTAGCTGGGTGATGGTACTTGATTCCAGACACTGGCTTCGGAATAATTTACAAAATGCGATTGAAGAGACTGTACAGGATATTAAACGGCTCCGTGATGTTGATCATGTTATCGGAAATTTTGACCAGTATGAGCATATTACGGGCGCCCATATTTCAGGGATGGATCTGGGTGAAGGCGTTGCAGAAATTGATTTGCAGGCCCCTGAACACTTATATGATCATGTATTGAAAGAGATCGTTGGAGAAGAAATTAGAGGAAAAGACCACCTTCTTGAAATTATGCAGGACTTTGCGCATGCAAAGCGAGAATACGATCAAGTTGCAGATGCGTTGCAAATGGTTAAACAGACAGGATATGGAATCGCAGCACCAACCCTTGAGGACATGGCCTTGGATGAACCGGAAATCATTAGACAAGGCTCAAGATTTGGTGTCAGGCTAAAAGCGGTAGCTCCATCGATCCATATGGTTAAAGTGGATGTACAATCAGAGTTCTCTCCGATTATAGGCACAGAGAAACAAAGTGAAGAACTTGTTCGTTATTTAATGCAGGACTTTGAAGAAGATCCACTTTCCATTTGGAATTCGGATATTTTTGGAAGATCTCTAAGCTCTATCGTAAGAGAAGGGATTCAAGCAAAACTTTCACTTATGCCAGAAAATGCCAGGTACAAATTGAAAGATACACTAGAGAGAATCATCAATGAAGGATCTGGCGGAATGATTGCGATTATCCTATAA
- a CDS encoding stage VI sporulation protein F, protein MSGFQKNIFDHLQKKANINPDDVYKVADSVKHADFTDEKTVRQLVKQLSSIAGKPVSKQKEDKIVEAIVKQNMPLDMNTLSKFLKG, encoded by the coding sequence ATGAGCGGTTTTCAGAAGAATATCTTTGATCATTTGCAAAAGAAAGCAAACATCAACCCCGATGATGTTTATAAAGTGGCGGACTCTGTAAAGCATGCTGACTTTACTGATGAAAAAACAGTCCGCCAATTAGTCAAGCAGTTATCATCTATTGCTGGTAAGCCTGTTTCAAAACAAAAAGAAGACAAAATTGTGGAGGCAATTGTTAAGCAAAATATGCCTCTGGATATGAATACGCTTAGTAAATTTTTAAAAGGATAG
- a CDS encoding DUF2768 domain-containing protein: MSLSMLKMYISFAGILSLFIAIGLIYISRYKSKGLFSIITGIFAYLFMIFGGIVIMYIVFSGPTT, from the coding sequence ATGTCTTTATCCATGTTAAAGATGTACATATCGTTCGCTGGAATACTTTCTTTATTTATTGCAATAGGACTGATTTACATAAGTCGCTACAAGTCTAAAGGGCTGTTTTCTATAATTACTGGAATTTTCGCCTACTTATTTATGATTTTTGGCGGAATTGTAATTATGTATATTGTATTTAGTGGTCCAACGACATAA